One genomic region from Streptomyces sp. Li-HN-5-11 encodes:
- a CDS encoding protein kinase domain-containing protein, whose translation MGEVFAGRYELADPIGRGGVGAVWRAWDHRRRRYVAAKVLQQRDAHSLLRFVREQALRIDHPHVLAPASWAADDDQVLFTMDLVAGGSLVHLVGDYGPLPPAFVRTLLDQLLSGLAAVHAEGVVHRDVKPANVLLEATGTGLPRLRLSDFGIAMRLGEPRLTDTNLVVGTPGYIAPEQLMGAEPDFSADLFAVGLVALYLLQGAKPDARALVEHFAEHGTPSAPQGVPEPLWQVVATLLQPDPQARFRTATGARKALAAAAELLPEPGPDDELIEIFDQLGPLPPGFAPNGPLKRSPGVAVAYTRETAETSGGTYRADTLGAPTGIGETDGAGALGEAGARGGAGTPGKAAAPSGPGTPEGPGTPSGAAAPSGPGTPDGSGTVDGAEAPSGPGTSDRGGTHAGTGGFDTGGLPHGPGAPGGAGAPHDRGSPGSGMPLGPGTLNRSSTPYEPGIPGGPGAPKAPYGPGTPYGPGTPYGPGTHHGPGTHHGPGTHHGPGAPDEPGTPDRAGTPGRAVTSGSSAAPGTAEPSDGGGVPVVPPGVGGRSSWGPDARFVPAPPDTGSTASRGAEAAGSGPRLDPREQPGTPPTTHREGGLGRPAPAGTPAPGPTPPSHRPMPGRRDPGDGRPPGQPSTMSDTGSFHLPPPQAGAPRPAAAQVSPHEPTHVLPPPGPGAAWRAAGTVAPATRQHSEASTASYTAEVPQVPVPAHGASRHRAARPRRPGPPARVAVPLLLLALACYAVGFWALARL comes from the coding sequence ATGGGTGAGGTCTTCGCCGGCCGGTACGAGCTGGCCGACCCGATCGGACGCGGCGGCGTCGGCGCGGTCTGGCGCGCCTGGGACCACCGCCGCCGACGGTACGTGGCCGCCAAGGTCCTGCAGCAGCGCGACGCGCACTCCCTGCTGCGTTTCGTGCGGGAACAGGCGCTGCGGATCGACCACCCGCACGTGCTGGCCCCGGCCAGTTGGGCCGCCGACGACGACCAGGTCCTGTTCACCATGGACCTGGTGGCCGGCGGCTCGCTGGTCCACCTGGTGGGGGACTACGGGCCACTGCCGCCGGCGTTCGTCCGCACCCTGCTCGACCAGTTGCTGTCGGGGCTCGCGGCGGTGCACGCGGAGGGAGTCGTGCACCGCGACGTCAAGCCGGCCAACGTGCTCCTGGAGGCGACCGGCACCGGTCTGCCCAGGCTGCGGCTGTCCGACTTCGGTATCGCGATGCGGCTGGGGGAGCCGCGGCTGACCGATACGAACCTCGTGGTCGGCACGCCGGGTTACATCGCGCCGGAACAGCTGATGGGCGCGGAACCGGACTTTTCCGCCGACCTGTTCGCCGTCGGCCTGGTCGCGCTCTATCTGCTGCAGGGCGCCAAGCCGGACGCCAGGGCGCTCGTGGAGCACTTCGCGGAGCACGGGACACCGAGTGCGCCCCAGGGCGTTCCCGAACCGCTGTGGCAGGTCGTGGCGACCCTGCTGCAGCCCGATCCGCAGGCCCGGTTCCGTACGGCGACGGGCGCGCGCAAGGCCCTCGCCGCGGCCGCCGAGCTCCTGCCGGAGCCGGGCCCCGACGACGAGCTGATCGAGATCTTCGATCAACTGGGCCCACTGCCCCCCGGCTTCGCCCCGAACGGCCCGCTCAAGCGGAGCCCGGGGGTCGCAGTCGCGTACACGAGGGAGACGGCCGAGACCTCCGGGGGAACGTACCGAGCGGACACGCTGGGGGCACCGACCGGCATCGGGGAGACCGACGGCGCCGGGGCGCTGGGGGAGGCCGGGGCACGGGGCGGGGCCGGGACACCGGGCAAGGCGGCGGCCCCGAGCGGGCCAGGGACACCGGAGGGGCCCGGGACACCGAGTGGGGCAGCGGCACCCAGCGGACCCGGCACACCCGACGGCTCCGGGACAGTCGACGGGGCCGAGGCGCCCTCCGGCCCGGGGACGTCCGACAGGGGCGGAACGCACGCAGGCACAGGCGGGTTCGACACAGGCGGCCTGCCCCATGGGCCCGGAGCACCCGGCGGAGCCGGGGCGCCCCATGACCGCGGAAGCCCCGGGTCCGGGATGCCCTTGGGGCCCGGCACCCTCAACAGGTCCAGCACCCCTTACGAGCCGGGCATACCCGGAGGGCCGGGGGCACCCAAGGCGCCCTACGGACCAGGCACGCCCTACGGACCAGGCACGCCCTACGGACCAGGTACACACCACGGACCAGGTACACACCACGGACCAGGTACACACCACGGACCAGGCGCACCCGACGAACCAGGGACGCCCGACAGAGCGGGAACGCCTGGCAGGGCCGTAACGTCCGGCAGTTCCGCAGCACCGGGCACCGCCGAGCCGTCCGACGGTGGCGGAGTACCAGTGGTCCCGCCGGGAGTCGGCGGCCGGTCTTCCTGGGGGCCGGACGCGCGCTTCGTACCGGCTCCACCCGATACCGGCTCCACGGCTTCCCGCGGCGCCGAGGCGGCGGGCTCCGGCCCGCGCTTGGATCCCCGGGAGCAGCCGGGCACGCCGCCGACGACGCACCGCGAAGGCGGGCTCGGCCGGCCGGCCCCCGCCGGCACTCCCGCCCCCGGCCCCACACCGCCGTCGCACCGGCCGATGCCTGGCCGCCGTGACCCAGGGGACGGCCGACCTCCCGGTCAGCCGTCCACGATGTCGGACACCGGCAGTTTTCACCTTCCGCCGCCCCAGGCCGGCGCCCCTCGCCCAGCCGCCGCGCAGGTCTCCCCGCACGAGCCCACCCACGTGCTGCCTCCCCCCGGGCCGGGCGCCGCGTGGCGGGCCGCTGGGACGGTCGCTCCGGCGACGCGGCAGCACTCCGAGGCGTCCACGGCTTCGTACACCGCCGAGGTCCCACAGGTTCCCGTTCCGGCCCACGGGGCGTCGCGCCACCGCGCGGCGCGGCCTCGACGCCCCGGCCCGCCCGCCCGGGTGGCTGTCCCGCTGCTGCTCCTGGCCCTGGCCTGCTACGCCGTCGGCTTCTGGGCACTGGCCCGGCTGTGA
- a CDS encoding DNA-binding protein: MDAAQQEATARARELQRNWYGEPLGALFRKLIDDLGLNQARLAGVLGLSAPMLSQLMSGQRAKIGNPAVVQRVQLLQELAGQVADGSVSAAEATERMDEIKRSQGGSVLSNTTHTTSSSGAPTVKRVVREIQSLLRSVAAAGDIIEAADTLASTHPELAEFLRVYGAGRTSDAVAHYQSHQN, translated from the coding sequence ATGGACGCCGCACAGCAGGAAGCCACCGCAAGAGCGCGGGAACTGCAGCGGAACTGGTACGGGGAGCCTTTGGGGGCGCTCTTCCGTAAGCTCATAGACGATCTGGGGCTCAACCAGGCTCGTCTGGCGGGGGTACTGGGACTGTCGGCACCGATGCTGTCGCAGCTGATGAGCGGCCAGCGCGCGAAGATCGGCAATCCGGCGGTGGTCCAGCGGGTGCAGCTGCTGCAGGAGCTGGCGGGGCAGGTGGCGGACGGCAGTGTCAGCGCGGCCGAGGCGACGGAGCGCATGGACGAGATCAAGAGGTCGCAGGGGGGCTCGGTACTGAGCAACACCACGCACACGACGAGCAGTTCGGGAGCGCCGACGGTCAAGCGCGTGGTCCGCGAGATCCAGTCGCTGCTGCGCTCGGTCGCCGCCGCCGGTGACATCATCGAGGCGGCCGACACGCTCGCTTCGACCCATCCCGAACTGGCCGAGTTCCTGCGGGTGTACGGCGCCGGCCGCACCTCCGACGCGGTCGCGCACTACCAGTCGCACCAGAACTGA
- a CDS encoding DUF5324 family protein: protein MTRIDSVRAATGSAKDSVLHAAEVVAPYADTASKRAAHYAHEARVRLAPKVSQAADQARVQYGAHVAPRLEQARTQAMTYVPPKIDQAAQEAAERTRKAARQAAEYSRPKIEQAVAAAGPVADEAAARGAAALAALRGQVPARKIQKLVRKQRRRSRVGRVAKAFAVAGALAGGAFAAWKWWDKQANPDWLVEPPAATEVPEPGRLASVDGSSQALLDPEVEAKEAQEEAADRDERG from the coding sequence GTGACCCGCATCGACAGCGTGCGCGCCGCGACCGGCTCGGCGAAGGACAGCGTGCTGCACGCCGCGGAAGTGGTGGCGCCCTACGCCGACACGGCCAGCAAGAGGGCCGCGCACTACGCGCACGAGGCACGCGTACGGCTCGCGCCGAAGGTGTCGCAGGCCGCCGACCAGGCCCGCGTCCAGTACGGCGCCCATGTCGCACCCCGGCTGGAGCAGGCCCGTACACAGGCCATGACGTATGTGCCGCCGAAGATCGACCAGGCCGCCCAGGAGGCTGCCGAACGGACGCGGAAGGCCGCGCGGCAGGCCGCCGAGTACTCCAGGCCGAAGATCGAGCAGGCCGTGGCCGCGGCCGGGCCCGTGGCCGACGAGGCCGCCGCGCGCGGTGCCGCCGCGCTGGCCGCGCTGCGCGGCCAGGTCCCGGCACGGAAGATCCAGAAGCTGGTGCGCAAGCAGCGGCGCCGGTCGCGCGTCGGTCGCGTCGCGAAGGCGTTCGCTGTGGCGGGCGCGCTGGCGGGCGGCGCCTTCGCGGCCTGGAAGTGGTGGGACAAGCAGGCGAACCCCGACTGGCTGGTGGAACCGCCGGCCGCGACGGAGGTCCCCGAGCCTGGCCGGCTGGCCTCGGTGGACGGCAGCAGCCAGGCCCTGCTGGACCCCGAGGTCGAGGCGAAGGAGGCCCAGGAGGAGGCCGCGGACCGCGACGAGCGCGGCTGA
- a CDS encoding peptidylprolyl isomerase, translating into MAEQLYATLKTNHGDIEVRLLPNHAPETVRNFVELAKGEREWTHPATGEKSTAKLYDGTVFHRVISGFMIQGGDPLGNGTGGPGYQFKDEFHPDLAFDKPYLLAMANAGPGTNGSQFFITVSPTAWLNRKHTIFGEVVDAASQKVVDSIATTQTNPRTDRPLSDVVIESVVVETRQG; encoded by the coding sequence GTGGCTGAGCAGCTTTACGCCACCCTGAAGACCAACCACGGCGACATCGAGGTCCGGCTGCTGCCGAACCACGCCCCCGAGACGGTCCGCAACTTCGTCGAGCTCGCCAAGGGCGAGCGCGAGTGGACCCACCCCGCCACCGGCGAGAAGTCCACGGCGAAGCTGTACGACGGCACGGTCTTCCACCGGGTGATCAGCGGCTTCATGATCCAGGGCGGTGACCCGCTGGGCAACGGCACCGGCGGTCCCGGCTACCAGTTCAAGGACGAGTTCCACCCGGACCTCGCCTTCGACAAGCCCTACCTGCTGGCGATGGCGAACGCCGGCCCGGGCACCAACGGCTCGCAGTTCTTCATCACCGTCTCCCCGACGGCCTGGCTGAACCGCAAGCACACCATCTTCGGCGAGGTCGTCGACGCGGCCAGCCAGAAGGTCGTCGACTCCATCGCGACCACGCAGACCAACCCGCGCACCGACCGTCCCCTCAGCGACGTCGTCATCGAGTCCGTCGTCGTCGAGACCCGCCAGGGCTGA
- a CDS encoding rhomboid family intramembrane serine protease, with protein MDQAPGSPHGPADGGPANHGPADHGPQGAQSLPTCYRHPDRETGIRCTRCDRPICPECMVNASVGFHCPECVRSGSGTGHAPAASRPRTLAGGTVAADPRLLTKVLIGLNLAFFLVQLSVGDRFTERFELLGQAYVPLLGSAQGIAQGQWYRLLTSMFLHSGYVHILFNMLSLWWIGGPLEAALGRARYLTLYFVSGLAGSALTYLLAEPNQPSLGASGAIFGLFGATAVLMRRLNYDMRPIIALLVINLIFTFGWSNIAWQAHIGGLVAGVITGYAMVHAPRERRNLIQYGTCAVVLAVVVVMTLLRTAQLT; from the coding sequence ATGGATCAGGCACCAGGCAGCCCCCACGGCCCGGCGGACGGGGGACCGGCGAACCACGGCCCCGCGGACCACGGACCGCAGGGCGCCCAGAGCCTGCCCACCTGCTACCGCCACCCGGACCGCGAGACCGGCATCCGCTGCACCCGCTGCGACCGCCCGATCTGCCCCGAGTGCATGGTCAACGCATCGGTCGGATTCCACTGCCCGGAGTGCGTACGCAGCGGTTCCGGAACGGGACACGCGCCCGCCGCCAGCCGGCCCCGCACGCTGGCGGGTGGCACGGTCGCGGCCGACCCGCGCCTGCTCACCAAGGTGCTGATCGGCCTCAACCTCGCCTTCTTCCTGGTCCAGCTCTCCGTCGGCGACCGCTTCACCGAGCGGTTCGAGCTCCTCGGCCAGGCCTACGTCCCGCTCCTCGGCTCCGCCCAGGGAATCGCGCAGGGCCAGTGGTACCGGCTGCTGACCTCGATGTTCCTGCACAGCGGCTACGTCCACATCCTGTTCAACATGCTCAGCCTGTGGTGGATCGGCGGCCCGCTGGAGGCGGCCCTCGGCCGCGCCCGCTACCTCACGCTCTACTTCGTCTCGGGGCTCGCCGGCAGTGCGCTCACCTATCTGCTCGCCGAGCCCAACCAGCCATCGCTGGGCGCCTCCGGCGCCATCTTCGGCCTCTTCGGCGCCACCGCCGTCCTGATGCGTCGGCTCAACTACGACATGCGGCCGATCATCGCCCTGCTGGTGATCAACCTGATCTTCACCTTCGGCTGGTCCAACATCGCCTGGCAGGCCCACATCGGCGGCCTGGTCGCCGGCGTCATCACCGGATACGCGATGGTGCACGCCCCGCGCGAGCGGCGGAACCTGATCCAGTACGGCACGTGTGCGGTGGTGCTGGCGGTGGTCGTGGTCATGACGCTGCTCAGAACGGCCCAGCTCACGTAG
- the crgA gene encoding cell division protein CrgA, producing the protein MPKSRIRKKADYTPPPAKQTASIKLDSRSWVAPVMLAMFLLGLAWIVLFYVTDGSLPVSALGNWNIVVGFGFIAAGFGVSTQWK; encoded by the coding sequence GTGCCGAAGTCACGTATCCGCAAGAAGGCCGACTACACGCCGCCGCCCGCGAAGCAGACGGCGAGCATCAAGCTGGACAGCCGCAGCTGGGTCGCGCCGGTCATGCTGGCCATGTTCCTGCTCGGTCTGGCCTGGATCGTCCTCTTCTACGTGACCGACGGCTCCCTGCCCGTCTCGGCGCTGGGCAACTGGAACATCGTGGTGGGCTTCGGCTTCATCGCCGCCGGGTTCGGCGTCTCCACGCAGTGGAAGTAA
- a CDS encoding DUF881 domain-containing protein — translation MSNSADSPGTESSPARTRRFRPVRILTAAVFALAGLIFFTSFDTAKGTNIRTDTSLLKLSDLIQERSRKNKELDESDASLRDDVESLAERDDGSTKAQDEKLAALEGSAGTQELKGRAVTVTLNDAPPNATAKLPGYPEPQPDYLVIHQQDLQAVVNALWDGGAKGVKVMDQRLISTSAVRCVGNTLILQGRVYSPPYKITAVGDPDRLKQALADSPAIQNYMVYVNVYGLGWKVTDDGTVTLPGYSGTVDLHYAKPVK, via the coding sequence TTGAGCAATTCTGCCGACTCCCCGGGGACGGAATCCAGCCCTGCCCGCACCCGCCGTTTCCGGCCCGTGCGGATCCTCACCGCGGCCGTCTTCGCCCTCGCCGGGCTTATCTTCTTCACCAGTTTCGACACGGCCAAGGGCACCAATATCCGCACGGACACGTCTCTGCTGAAGCTGTCCGACCTCATCCAGGAGCGCAGCCGCAAGAACAAGGAGCTGGACGAGTCCGACGCGTCCCTGCGCGACGACGTCGAGTCGCTGGCCGAGCGTGACGACGGCAGCACCAAGGCGCAGGACGAGAAGCTCGCCGCTCTGGAGGGCAGTGCGGGGACGCAGGAGCTGAAGGGGCGGGCCGTCACGGTCACGCTCAACGACGCCCCGCCGAACGCGACCGCGAAGCTCCCCGGCTATCCGGAGCCCCAGCCCGACTACCTGGTCATCCACCAGCAGGACCTCCAGGCCGTGGTCAACGCGCTGTGGGACGGTGGTGCGAAGGGCGTCAAGGTGATGGACCAGCGGCTGATCTCCACCAGCGCGGTGCGCTGCGTGGGCAACACGCTGATCCTCCAGGGCCGCGTGTACTCGCCCCCGTACAAGATCACCGCGGTCGGCGACCCGGACCGGCTGAAGCAGGCGCTGGCGGACTCCCCGGCGATCCAGAACTACATGGTGTACGTCAACGTCTACGGCCTCGGCTGGAAAGTCACCGACGACGGGACGGTGACTCTTCCGGGCTACTCGGGCACAGTGGACCTGCACTACGCGAAGCCCGTGAAGTAG
- a CDS encoding class E sortase — MRVIVRTVSELCVTVGALIVLFVVYVLFWTGVKADSVMHDQVDQLQRQWSRAAAVRQPAGSVGSAGSAAQASGAVPGPSGPAPYPAGKPFAIMYVPRFGFTWNKPVLEGTATDTLKKGLGHYAGTAQLGQTGNFAVAGHRRTYGDPFKDFPELRPGDVVVLTDGSTWFTYRIDKGPYKTVPTDIEVIGPVPRTSGYTRPGRYLTLTTCDPEWGHSHRLIVWAHLDSTQPVEAGKPRALRR; from the coding sequence GTGCGCGTGATCGTCAGGACCGTCAGCGAGCTCTGCGTCACCGTCGGCGCCCTCATCGTGCTGTTCGTGGTCTATGTGCTGTTCTGGACCGGTGTGAAGGCCGACAGCGTGATGCACGACCAGGTCGACCAGTTGCAGCGTCAGTGGTCGAGGGCGGCGGCGGTGCGGCAGCCGGCGGGCTCGGTCGGGTCGGCGGGTTCCGCCGCGCAGGCCTCGGGTGCCGTGCCGGGCCCTTCCGGGCCTGCTCCCTATCCGGCCGGCAAGCCGTTCGCGATCATGTACGTTCCGCGGTTCGGTTTCACGTGGAACAAGCCCGTTCTGGAGGGCACGGCCACCGACACGCTCAAGAAGGGCCTCGGTCACTACGCGGGTACCGCGCAGCTCGGACAGACGGGCAACTTCGCCGTCGCCGGCCACCGGCGGACGTACGGCGATCCGTTCAAGGACTTCCCGGAGCTGCGTCCCGGGGACGTAGTAGTGCTGACGGACGGGTCCACCTGGTTCACGTACCGGATCGACAAAGGGCCCTACAAAACCGTTCCCACGGACATTGAGGTGATCGGCCCTGTGCCACGTACGTCCGGGTACACGCGGCCTGGCCGTTACCTGACGCTGACCACGTGCGATCCGGAATGGGGGCACAGTCACCGGCTGATCGTCTGGGCGCACCTGGACTCCACTCAGCCCGTGGAGGCCGGGAAACCCAGGGCGCTGCGCCGCTAG
- a CDS encoding aminodeoxychorismate/anthranilate synthase component II, whose translation MSARILVVDNYDSFVFNLVQYLYQLGAECEVLRNDEVSTAHAQDGFDGVLLSPGPGTPEEAGVCVDMVRHCAATGVPVFGVCLGMQSMQVAYGGVVDRAPELLHGKTSLVEHGGRGVFAGLPSPFTATRYHSLAAEPATVPAELEVTARTHDGIIMGLRHRELPVEGVQFHPESVLTEHGHRMLANWLVECGDQGALARSAGLAPVVGRATA comes from the coding sequence GTGAGTGCGCGGATTCTCGTCGTCGACAACTACGACAGCTTCGTCTTCAACCTGGTCCAGTACCTGTACCAGCTGGGCGCCGAGTGCGAGGTGCTGCGCAACGACGAGGTGTCGACGGCGCACGCCCAGGACGGCTTCGACGGTGTGCTGCTCTCGCCGGGGCCGGGCACGCCGGAGGAGGCGGGCGTGTGCGTCGACATGGTCCGGCACTGTGCCGCGACCGGCGTGCCCGTCTTCGGCGTGTGCCTGGGGATGCAGTCGATGCAGGTGGCGTACGGCGGTGTGGTGGACCGGGCGCCCGAGTTGCTGCACGGCAAGACGTCGTTGGTGGAGCACGGGGGCAGGGGTGTCTTCGCGGGTCTGCCCTCCCCGTTCACGGCGACCCGCTATCACTCCCTGGCCGCCGAGCCTGCGACCGTTCCCGCCGAGCTGGAGGTCACGGCCCGTACGCACGACGGCATCATCATGGGCCTGCGCCACCGTGAACTGCCGGTCGAGGGCGTGCAGTTCCATCCGGAGTCGGTGCTGACCGAGCACGGGCACCGGATGCTGGCCAACTGGCTGGTGGAGTGCGGTGACCAGGGTGCCTTGGCGAGGTCGGCGGGGCTCGCCCCGGTGGTGGGCAGGGCCACGGCGTGA
- a CDS encoding class E sortase has protein sequence MTALRPERETGTSYGQQSYGDAGAYGDGSAYGDGSAYGEWYGSQEQAGAQGASQEPYEPAGGAVDDATAYLPPVDEETMALRIPDPPPSDGAGSVAGGPETASERSSVTSVTGSPAGGRAARRKAAKGRHGRHGGAAGSPSPDKDESRPAGDASAPLSRVEARRQARARRPGPAVVASRIIGEVFITTGVVMLLFVTYQLWWTNVRAHAEAGSEAHQLQSDWANGKRNPGVFEPGQGFAILHIPKLDVVVPIAEGTSKTKVLDKGMVGHYGQGDLNTAMPDAKTGNFGLAGHRNTHGEPFRYINRLRPGDAIVVETQDTYFVYKMTSMLPVTSPANTSVLDPVPKGSGFTVPGRYITLTTCTPEFTSKYRLIVWGKMVEERPRSKGKPDALVS, from the coding sequence GTGACCGCGCTGCGCCCCGAGCGCGAGACCGGCACCTCGTACGGGCAGCAGTCGTACGGGGATGCGGGCGCGTACGGGGACGGTAGCGCGTACGGGGACGGTAGCGCGTACGGGGAGTGGTACGGCAGCCAGGAACAGGCCGGGGCGCAGGGCGCGTCTCAGGAGCCGTACGAGCCGGCCGGCGGGGCGGTCGACGACGCCACGGCGTACTTGCCTCCTGTGGACGAGGAGACGATGGCGCTGCGGATTCCCGATCCGCCGCCGTCGGACGGGGCGGGCAGCGTTGCAGGCGGGCCTGAGACGGCCTCTGAGCGCTCTTCCGTCACATCGGTCACTGGATCCCCGGCAGGGGGCAGAGCGGCCCGCAGGAAGGCAGCCAAGGGCCGTCACGGCCGTCATGGGGGCGCGGCCGGGTCGCCGTCGCCGGACAAGGACGAGAGCAGGCCGGCGGGGGATGCGTCCGCGCCTCTGTCCCGGGTGGAGGCGCGGCGCCAGGCGCGGGCGCGCCGGCCCGGTCCGGCGGTCGTCGCCAGCCGGATCATCGGCGAGGTGTTCATCACCACCGGTGTGGTGATGCTGCTGTTCGTCACCTACCAGTTGTGGTGGACGAACGTCCGTGCGCACGCGGAGGCGGGCAGCGAGGCGCACCAGTTGCAGAGCGACTGGGCGAACGGCAAGCGGAATCCAGGGGTGTTCGAGCCGGGGCAGGGCTTCGCCATCCTGCACATCCCCAAGCTGGACGTGGTCGTGCCGATCGCCGAGGGCACCAGCAAGACGAAGGTGCTCGACAAGGGCATGGTCGGGCACTACGGCCAGGGCGACCTCAACACGGCGATGCCCGACGCGAAGACGGGCAACTTCGGGCTCGCGGGTCACCGCAACACGCACGGCGAACCGTTCCGGTACATCAACAGGCTCCGGCCGGGCGACGCGATCGTCGTGGAGACTCAGGACACCTACTTCGTCTACAAGATGACGTCGATGCTGCCGGTGACGTCGCCGGCCAACACGAGTGTCCTCGACCCCGTCCCCAAGGGGTCCGGCTTCACCGTGCCCGGCCGCTACATCACACTCACCACCTGCACGCCGGAGTTCACCAGCAAGTACCGGTTGATCGTCTGGGGCAAGATGGTCGAGGAACGGCCGCGCAGCAAGGGCAAGCCGGATGCGCTCGTCAGTTAA
- a CDS encoding class E sortase, with the protein MASTTDDTAEQTEGRGGSEGGGDRSAAGPARRRRGNGRLAFAASVLGELLITAGLVLGLFVVYSLWWTNVIADRKADQQAHKIRDEWAHSAPHGPGAPGALDTKDGIGFLHVPSMRNGEVLVKKGTSTDVLNDGVAGYYTDPVKATLPMSGKDGNFALAAHRDGHGAKFHNIDKVHKGDPIVFETRDDWYVYKVFAILDQTSKYDVKVLAAVPKESGVTKPGHYITLTTCTPVYTSRYRYIVWGELVRVQKVDGERTLPKELQG; encoded by the coding sequence GTGGCATCGACCACGGACGACACGGCAGAGCAGACCGAGGGCCGCGGCGGCAGCGAAGGGGGCGGTGACCGGTCGGCCGCCGGCCCGGCGCGGCGCCGCCGGGGCAACGGCCGGCTGGCGTTCGCCGCCAGCGTCCTCGGAGAACTCCTCATCACGGCGGGCCTGGTACTGGGCCTGTTCGTCGTGTACTCCCTGTGGTGGACGAACGTCATAGCGGACCGCAAGGCCGACCAGCAGGCCCACAAGATCCGTGACGAGTGGGCGCACTCCGCTCCCCACGGCCCGGGCGCGCCCGGCGCGCTCGACACCAAGGACGGCATCGGCTTCCTGCACGTGCCGTCGATGAGGAACGGCGAGGTCCTGGTCAAGAAGGGCACGTCGACGGACGTGCTGAACGACGGCGTCGCCGGCTACTACACGGACCCGGTCAAGGCCACCCTCCCGATGTCCGGCAAGGACGGCAACTTCGCCCTCGCCGCGCACCGGGACGGTCACGGCGCGAAGTTCCACAACATCGACAAGGTCCACAAGGGCGACCCGATCGTCTTCGAGACGCGGGACGACTGGTACGTCTACAAGGTCTTCGCGATCCTCGACCAGACCTCGAAGTACGACGTCAAGGTCCTCGCCGCGGTCCCGAAGGAATCGGGCGTGACCAAGCCAGGCCACTACATCACCCTGACGACGTGCACGCCGGTGTACACCTCCCGCTACCGCTACATCGTCTGGGGGGAACTGGTCCGCGTGCAGAAGGTGGACGGCGAGCGGACGCTGCCGAAGGAGTTGCAGGGCTGA
- a CDS encoding restriction endonuclease, whose amino-acid sequence MINESALMESKALRDSVLDRTDVLDRVKALSLLPDGMHVTTAMVAAYFGVTAEAIRQLKARHHEELACNGMVTLQGRDLADFKRDILSRYPGGYPQPRSSLTLYSRRAVLNVAMLLRDSDVARQVRTYLLDMEYLACAQPVENPVHAAPISLDDRIDQRITHILGKTVVPMFNALIETSGEHRKELIALRAGVQRIERRLHQHHARLKRLEGIRDDRPTIGVMAAMDAMNGRTFERHVAKLLIRDGCKNVVVQGGHGDRGVDIIGLTADGRRLVVQCKRLAPYLSITSPNMQKFVGAAKVLYAADVALFVATCPFTPEALSIAAEAGITPVHRGLLEEWSAGEPLKVLE is encoded by the coding sequence ATGATCAACGAGTCGGCGCTGATGGAGTCCAAGGCCCTACGCGACAGCGTGCTGGACCGGACGGATGTGCTCGACAGGGTCAAGGCACTGTCGCTGCTGCCGGACGGGATGCATGTGACGACGGCGATGGTGGCGGCGTACTTCGGTGTCACGGCGGAGGCCATCCGCCAGCTCAAGGCACGGCACCATGAGGAGCTGGCATGCAATGGAATGGTGACGCTCCAGGGCCGTGACCTCGCAGATTTCAAGCGTGACATCTTGTCACGCTATCCGGGAGGTTATCCACAGCCTCGGTCGAGCCTCACTCTCTACTCGCGCCGAGCCGTCCTGAATGTCGCGATGCTCCTGCGCGACAGCGATGTCGCCCGTCAGGTGCGCACGTACCTACTGGACATGGAATACCTGGCGTGTGCACAACCTGTGGAAAACCCTGTCCATGCAGCCCCCATCTCCCTTGACGACCGCATCGACCAACGCATCACCCACATCCTCGGCAAGACGGTCGTGCCGATGTTCAACGCCCTGATCGAGACCTCGGGCGAGCATCGCAAGGAGCTGATCGCCCTCCGTGCGGGAGTCCAGCGCATCGAGCGACGGCTTCACCAGCACCACGCCCGGCTCAAGCGGCTCGAAGGAATCCGGGACGACCGGCCCACCATCGGGGTCATGGCCGCCATGGACGCCATGAACGGCCGCACGTTCGAGCGTCACGTCGCCAAACTGCTGATCCGGGACGGCTGCAAGAACGTCGTCGTGCAGGGCGGCCACGGAGACCGCGGCGTCGACATCATCGGGCTCACAGCCGACGGGCGGCGCCTCGTCGTGCAGTGCAAGAGGCTCGCCCCCTACCTCTCCATCACCAGCCCGAACATGCAGAAGTTCGTCGGGGCGGCGAAGGTCCTGTACGCCGCGGACGTGGCGCTCTTCGTGGCGACCTGCCCCTTCACCCCCGAAGCCCTGAGCATCGCCGCCGAGGCGGGGATCACCCCCGTACACCGTGGGCTGCTGGAGGAGTGGAGCGCCGGAGAACCGCTGAAGGTCCTGGAGTAG